The Kiritimatiellia bacterium genome segment TGGGCGCCGCCCTGCGGCTGGATGGACTGACCGTGTTGATGCTGATAATAATCAATACCATCGGCCTGGCCATGGCTATCTTTTCCGTTCAATACATGACCAGGTACACGTCCAAGCTCCGGTATTACAGCATCTTTCTCTGCATGGTTGCGGGTTTGAACGGCATTGCGCTTACCGGCGACCTGTTCAGCCTGTACATCTTCATGGAAATTGTGGCGATCAGTTCGTATGCGCTGGTGGCGTTTGGCTGCGAACACGACGAACTGGAGGCCGCCTTTAAATATGCCGTGCTTGGCACCGTGGCCTCCGCCTTCATTCTTATCGGTATTGCCTTGCTTTACGCAATGCTCGGCACTCTCAACATGGTTGAGGCCGCGGCCAGAATCGCCGCAGGCGGAATTAACAGGCCGCTCACCATGGCGCTTGGCCTTTTCATCTGCGGCTTTGGTCTGAAAGCCGCGCTCGTTCCCTTTCATGCCTGGCTGCCGGATGCGCACCCTTCGGCCCCGGCGCCGGTCTCGGCTATACTTTCGGGCGTGGTGATAAAAACCGCGGGAATTTATGTCCTGGCCAGGCTGGTTTTCAACGTGTTTTCGATCCAGCTTGTGCCGGATATGCTCCTGATTTTACGGACGCTCGGGCTGGTCTCCATGGTCGCGGGCGGCATTCTTTCGCTCGGACAATGGGACATGAAACGGCTGTTGGCCTATTCCAGTATCAGCCAGATTGGATATATTGTGGTCGGATTGGGACTGGGCACGCCCCTCGGGCTGGTAGGAGCGCTTTTTCACATGCTCAACCACTCGGTCTTCAAATCGCTGCTCTTTCTTAACGCCGGCGCGGTTGAATATGCGACGGGCAGCCGCGATCTCAAGAGCCTCGGCGGGCTGTGGCGCAACATGCCTTTCACGGCCAATATTTCGCTGGTGGGATCCATGTCGATTTCCGGGATTCCGCCTTTTAATGGTTTCTGGAGCAAGCTGATCATTGTGCTGGCCTGCCTTGAAAGCGGGCATCCCTGGCTGGCCCTGGCCGCGGTGGCGATGAGCCTGGCCACGCTGGCGGCGCTGTTGAAAATGCAGAAACACGCTTTTTATAACGACCATAAACCGGCCTCGGCCCTGGCCGCGGAAGTCCCCTTCCTGATGCGCGCGGCCATGATTCTGCTGGCGGTGTTATGCGTGCTTATAGCCCTGCTGGTTCTGGCGGGATTTCGCAACCCTTACCTGATCGGGCCGGCGGCGGATGCGCTCCGCGCCTGGGGCGGCGCCGGGTGACGATAGGAATATAGAGACATGAAACAAATCGCCATGTTTTTGATGCTGCTGCTCTTCTGGGTCCTGTTGGTCTGGCCCTTTGAGACGGTGGACGGCGTTTGCCGCATTGCCGGCTCGGAAATCCTGCCGGGCGCCCTTGTGGCTTTGCTGGTGACGTTGATCATGCGGAAAGATATTCCCCGAAGTTTCGCGACCTGGATCAATCCGGTGCGCCTCTTTTGGTTCGCGGCCTATCTGGCGGTGTTTGTTTTCTACGTGATCCGGGCCAACTTTGACGTGGCCTACCGGATTCTGCATCCCGCCATGCCCATTCGCCCCGGAATTGTCAAGGTAAAAACCTCCCTGAAAACGGGCGCGGGAATGGCCATGCTTTCCAACGCCATTGCCCTGACGCCCGGCACATTGACCTTGCACGCGGATAAGAATGGCGACCTTTACGTCCATTGGATCAATGTGAAAGCCGATGACGTTGCGGGCGCAACCCGGCATATTGTCAGCCGTTTTGAATGGTTCATCAAGAGGATTCTGGAGCAGGCCTGAAAGATTGCGATGAAAAAGCGGAAAGGATAAAATGTTTTTCATTTCTGCATACCTGGTTTTGCTGATCTGTTGCGGCCTGTGCCTTTACCGAGTGGGCCGCGGGCCGACTGCCGCGGACCGCGCCACGGCCATAGACATTTTCGGCATCGTGGTGCTCTGTTTTACGGCTTTGCTTTCGTTGAAAACCGGCCGGGCGTTCTACATGGATATCGGCATCGCCTGGGCGATTATCAGTTTTATCGGCACCATCGCGCTTGCCAAGCATTTGGAGGGGAGGGGGTTTGATGAGTAACGTTATCGGGATGATTTTTGTTGTGATCGGGCTGGCCTTCAATGTGCTGGGCTGCGTCGGCATGATCCGTCTGCCCGACATATACAATCGTTTGCAGGCCGCCACCAAATGCGTTACCATGGGCACCTGTATGGTCATGCTCGGCGTGATAATCGCATCCGGTTTCTCCGGTTCGGCGCAGTTGAGCGCGCGCTGTCTGATCTGCATGGTGTTTGTCCTGATCACCGCTCCCACCGCCGCCCATGCCCTGGCCCATGGCGCCTATTCGTTCGGCGCCCGGCTCTGGGAGAAAAGCGTTGTTGACAGGTACAAAGAGGACTTTCCGGAAATATCGCGCAAACACGAACAACCGCCCCCGCCGACACAGGAAACAAAATGAAACTGCCCTGTCTTTTTCAATTCCGGATATTGAGTTTGGCGATCAGGTCTTTTTTTGCGCGGGCTTTCACCACCCGTTTTCCGGCCGCGCCCTATGAGCCCATCCGCCAGTTCAGGGGCCGCCCGCGCTATCATGCCGAGGACTGCATAGGCTGCGGGGCCTGCGCGGAGGTTTGCCCCGCCGAGGCCATCAAGCTGGTTGATGATTTGTCCGGCCCAAAACCGGCCCGCCGGCTGACCCAGTATCTGGATACCTGCATCCAGTGCGGCCAGTGCGAAAGATATTGCCCGACCGAAAAAGGCATAAAATTATCCAATGAATACGATTATGCCGGCTTTTCAAAATCCGATTTTGAAGAAAGCGTGGAAAAAGACCTTCTGCTCTGCGAATGCTGCGGCGCTGTGATCGCGCCTTTGGACCAGTTGCGCTGGCTGGTCAGGCGTCTTGGCCCGCTCGCTTTCACCAACCCCACCTTGATGCTCGTTTCCGCGCGCGAGCTGGCCGTGGTCGGCGAAAACGTGAAAATCGCGGCGGATAAAACCGTGCGCGCCGCGCGCGTGAGCATCCAATGCCCTAAATGCCGGCGCAAGTCGGCGCTGGCGGTTTAGCGATATCCGCGGGTGCGGAGAGGATTTCCCTGAGGCGGATGCGGCCCAGCCGCGCCTTTCCCCGGCCGTGAAAATATACGCGCGGTTCAACCTTCATTATTTTTTCCGCCGTGAAAGTCAGGCTGTGCCAGCCGCCGGTGGCCGCCCCTTGAATAACTGTTTGCGCGAGCTGCCGCAGGCCCGCATCGCTGGCGATTTCAAGGGTAACGACAGGTTCCGACGCCGCGCCGCCGGTAACGAGCT includes the following:
- a CDS encoding proton-conducting transporter membrane subunit → MSSLLPLFIAVPLGAAFFIPLVSLALKRVPDLLANAVMLALAALACLAIGQTGEYVPGGWGAHLGAALRLDGLTVLMLIIINTIGLAMAIFSVQYMTRYTSKLRYYSIFLCMVAGLNGIALTGDLFSLYIFMEIVAISSYALVAFGCEHDELEAAFKYAVLGTVASAFILIGIALLYAMLGTLNMVEAAARIAAGGINRPLTMALGLFICGFGLKAALVPFHAWLPDAHPSAPAPVSAILSGVVIKTAGIYVLARLVFNVFSIQLVPDMLLILRTLGLVSMVAGGILSLGQWDMKRLLAYSSISQIGYIVVGLGLGTPLGLVGALFHMLNHSVFKSLLFLNAGAVEYATGSRDLKSLGGLWRNMPFTANISLVGSMSISGIPPFNGFWSKLIIVLACLESGHPWLALAAVAMSLATLAALLKMQKHAFYNDHKPASALAAEVPFLMRAAMILLAVLCVLIALLVLAGFRNPYLIGPAADALRAWGGAG
- a CDS encoding Na+/H+ antiporter subunit E — translated: MKQIAMFLMLLLFWVLLVWPFETVDGVCRIAGSEILPGALVALLVTLIMRKDIPRSFATWINPVRLFWFAAYLAVFVFYVIRANFDVAYRILHPAMPIRPGIVKVKTSLKTGAGMAMLSNAIALTPGTLTLHADKNGDLYVHWINVKADDVAGATRHIVSRFEWFIKRILEQA
- a CDS encoding monovalent cation/H+ antiporter complex subunit F is translated as MFFISAYLVLLICCGLCLYRVGRGPTAADRATAIDIFGIVVLCFTALLSLKTGRAFYMDIGIAWAIISFIGTIALAKHLEGRGFDE
- the mnhG gene encoding monovalent cation/H(+) antiporter subunit G, which codes for MSNVIGMIFVVIGLAFNVLGCVGMIRLPDIYNRLQAATKCVTMGTCMVMLGVIIASGFSGSAQLSARCLICMVFVLITAPTAAHALAHGAYSFGARLWEKSVVDRYKEDFPEISRKHEQPPPPTQETK
- a CDS encoding 4Fe-4S binding protein gives rise to the protein MKLPCLFQFRILSLAIRSFFARAFTTRFPAAPYEPIRQFRGRPRYHAEDCIGCGACAEVCPAEAIKLVDDLSGPKPARRLTQYLDTCIQCGQCERYCPTEKGIKLSNEYDYAGFSKSDFEESVEKDLLLCECCGAVIAPLDQLRWLVRRLGPLAFTNPTLMLVSARELAVVGENVKIAADKTVRAARVSIQCPKCRRKSALAV